The following are encoded in a window of Streptomyces sp. Go-475 genomic DNA:
- a CDS encoding alpha-ketoglutarate-dependent dioxygenase AlkB: MDGELFPRARTQVAPGAVHAPGWLDAEEQRALLDACRAWARPPAGLRTVRTPGGGTMTARQVCLGWHWYPYGYARTVTDGDGAPVKPFPEWLGDLGRRAVRDTLGGPAPAYDIALINFYDADARMGMHRDSDEESDAPVVSLSLGDTCVFRFGNTETRTRPWTDVELRSGDLFVFGGPSRLAYHGVPRVRAGTVPPGLGLTGRLNITLRVSGR, from the coding sequence ATGGACGGCGAGCTGTTCCCCAGGGCCCGTACCCAGGTCGCGCCCGGCGCGGTGCACGCGCCGGGCTGGCTGGACGCCGAGGAGCAGCGGGCCCTGCTCGACGCCTGCCGCGCCTGGGCCCGGCCGCCCGCCGGACTGCGCACGGTCCGCACCCCCGGCGGCGGCACCATGACCGCCCGCCAGGTGTGCCTCGGCTGGCACTGGTACCCCTACGGCTACGCCCGCACGGTCACCGACGGGGACGGCGCCCCGGTCAAGCCCTTCCCGGAGTGGCTGGGCGACCTGGGCCGCCGGGCCGTGCGGGACACCCTAGGGGGCCCGGCACCCGCCTACGACATCGCACTGATCAACTTCTACGACGCCGACGCCCGCATGGGCATGCACCGCGACAGCGACGAGGAGTCGGACGCGCCCGTGGTGTCACTGAGCCTCGGCGACACCTGCGTCTTCCGCTTCGGCAACACCGAGACCCGCACCCGGCCCTGGACCGACGTCGAGCTGCGCAGCGGCGACCTGTTCGTCTTCGGCGGCCCGTCCCGGCTCGCCTACCACGGCGTTCCCCGGGTGCGCGCGGGCACGGTACCGCCCGGGCTGGGCCTCACCGGACGGCTCAACATCACGCTCCGGGTCAGCGGCCGGTAG
- a CDS encoding PPOX class F420-dependent oxidoreductase — protein MSKPPLPPEADALLSRPNPCVMATVRSDGAPVSTATWYAWQDGRVLVNFDAGRVRLKHLRRDPRVTLTVLAGDDWYTHVTLIGRVTEMYDDEGLADIDRLARHYLGKPYPERARPRVSAWVEVDRWHGWGAMKDSDQAST, from the coding sequence ATGTCCAAGCCGCCGCTGCCGCCCGAGGCCGACGCCCTGCTGAGCCGGCCCAACCCGTGCGTGATGGCCACGGTGCGCTCCGACGGCGCGCCGGTGTCCACCGCCACCTGGTACGCGTGGCAGGACGGCCGGGTGCTGGTCAACTTCGACGCGGGCCGCGTCCGCCTGAAGCACCTGCGCCGCGACCCGCGCGTCACCCTCACCGTCCTGGCCGGCGACGACTGGTACACCCACGTCACCCTGATCGGCCGCGTCACCGAGATGTACGACGACGAGGGCCTGGCCGACATCGACCGCCTCGCCCGGCACTACCTCGGCAAGCCCTACCCGGAGCGCGCCCGCCCCCGGGTGAGCGCCTGGGTCGAGGTCGACCGCTGGCACGGCTGGGGCGCGATGAAGGACAGCGACCAGGCCTCGACCTGA
- a CDS encoding phosphotriesterase — protein sequence MSAVRTVLGDVPPGDLGVCDAHDHLFFGSPRLPGQELSSVAAARAELAAFREQGGGAVVQWTPYGLGRRAADLPPLSRECGVHVVAATGLHQDVHYDEDTLAGLRGRLADVFVAELTDGIGPPGVRAGLVKVAGGFHALDAHARWTMTAAAEAHHATGAPIAVHLELGTGALDVLDLLCGELGVPPHRVVLGHLNRSPDFVVHRQAAESGCYLAFDGPSRANHATDWRMPDAVRALADAGFGDRLLLGADTTTAAARSVDGGPGMPYLLRRVRPRLAQAVGEDLVERVLVDNPGRAFAVEWRR from the coding sequence GTGAGCGCGGTCCGTACGGTGCTGGGGGACGTGCCGCCCGGGGACCTGGGGGTGTGCGACGCCCACGACCATCTGTTCTTCGGCAGTCCCCGGCTGCCGGGCCAGGAGCTGAGCAGCGTGGCGGCGGCGCGGGCGGAGCTGGCCGCGTTCCGGGAGCAGGGCGGCGGGGCCGTGGTGCAGTGGACGCCGTACGGGCTCGGGAGGCGGGCCGCCGATCTGCCGCCGCTGTCCCGGGAGTGCGGTGTGCACGTGGTGGCGGCGACCGGGCTGCACCAGGACGTGCACTACGACGAGGACACCCTCGCGGGGCTGCGGGGACGGCTCGCCGACGTCTTCGTCGCCGAACTCACCGACGGCATCGGGCCGCCGGGGGTGCGGGCGGGGCTCGTCAAGGTCGCGGGCGGCTTCCACGCCCTGGACGCGCATGCCCGCTGGACCATGACGGCGGCGGCCGAGGCGCACCACGCGACGGGCGCGCCGATCGCCGTGCACCTGGAACTGGGCACCGGTGCGCTGGACGTACTGGACCTGCTGTGCGGGGAGTTGGGGGTGCCGCCGCACCGGGTGGTGCTCGGGCATCTGAACCGCTCCCCCGACTTCGTGGTGCACCGGCAGGCCGCGGAGTCCGGCTGCTATCTGGCCTTCGACGGGCCGTCGCGCGCGAACCACGCCACGGACTGGCGGATGCCGGACGCCGTACGGGCCCTGGCCGACGCCGGGTTCGGCGATCGGCTGCTGCTGGGCGCGGACACCACGACGGCCGCCGCCCGCTCGGTGGACGGCGGCCCCGGGATGCCGTATCTGCTGCGCCGCGTGCGGCCCCGGCTCGCCCAGGCCGTGGGCGAGGACCTGGTCGAGCGCGTCCTCGTGGACAATCCGGGCCGGGCGTTCGCGGTGGAGTGGCGGCGCTGA
- a CDS encoding NAD(P)-dependent oxidoreductase: MTDKLTVSVLGTGIMGAAMARNLARAGHTVRVWNRTRAKAEPLAAEGAHLAETPAQAVRDADVVLTMLYDGPAALDTMREAAPALRPGTAWVQSTTAGLESLGTLAAFAREHGLVFYDAPVLGTRQPAEAGQLTVLAAGPAEGRDRVTPVFDAVGARTVWTGDDGATGAATRLKLVANSWVLAATAAAGEALALAEALDVDPHGFFDLIAGGPLDMGYLRAKSDLVLGDRLTPPQFAVSTAAKDARLIVRAGAENGVRLDVAEAAAARLERAAAQGHGDEDMAAAYFASFDDKPHS; the protein is encoded by the coding sequence ATGACCGACAAGCTCACCGTGAGCGTCCTGGGCACCGGCATCATGGGCGCCGCGATGGCCCGCAACCTCGCCCGCGCCGGACACACCGTCCGCGTCTGGAACCGCACCCGGGCCAAGGCGGAGCCCCTGGCCGCCGAGGGCGCGCACCTCGCGGAGACCCCCGCGCAGGCGGTCCGGGACGCCGACGTCGTCCTGACCATGCTCTACGACGGCCCGGCAGCCCTGGACACCATGCGCGAGGCCGCCCCGGCCCTGCGCCCCGGCACCGCGTGGGTGCAGTCCACCACCGCCGGCCTCGAGTCCCTCGGCACCCTGGCCGCCTTCGCCCGCGAGCACGGCCTGGTCTTCTACGACGCCCCCGTCCTGGGCACCCGCCAGCCCGCCGAGGCCGGGCAGCTGACCGTGCTCGCGGCCGGCCCCGCCGAGGGCCGGGACCGGGTGACGCCGGTCTTCGACGCCGTCGGCGCCCGCACCGTGTGGACCGGCGACGACGGGGCCACGGGCGCCGCCACCCGCCTGAAGCTCGTCGCCAACAGCTGGGTCCTCGCCGCCACGGCCGCCGCCGGCGAGGCCCTCGCCCTGGCCGAGGCCCTGGACGTCGACCCGCACGGCTTCTTCGACCTCATCGCGGGCGGCCCGCTCGACATGGGCTATCTGCGCGCCAAGTCCGACCTCGTCCTCGGCGACCGGCTCACCCCGCCCCAGTTCGCCGTGAGCACCGCCGCCAAGGACGCCCGCCTGATCGTCCGGGCCGGTGCGGAGAACGGCGTCCGCCTGGACGTGGCCGAGGCCGCCGCCGCCCGACTGGAGCGCGCCGCCGCCCAGGGCCACGGCGACGAGGACATGGCCGCCGCCTACTTCGCCAGCTTCGACGACAAGCCCCACTCCTAG
- a CDS encoding ROK family protein, translating to MSGKADPRPAGDGSTSRTRLDRGRGALGPALELVHTGRAPTRAVLTAELGVTRATAGAVAAELEALGLIRVDARPGAAAGSQGRPSHKLSVAEGGPVALAAQVHADGFRAALVGLGGRIVATTPGCEIIDADPAKVLASVVRAGAELLRETGRRCVGAGLAVPSAVAEPEGLALNPLHLAWPAGAPVRDIFAEQVRAAGLDGPAFAANDVNLAALAEHRHGAGRGARDLLCVATGHRGVGGALVLDGRLHRGSSGLALEVGHLTVHPEGRPCHCGSRGCLDVETDPLAFLTEAGREPGPEVSLLQQAIDLIRHHYDDPGVRAATEALIDRLGLGLAGLVNILNPDRIILGGLHRTLLDADPGRLRAVVADRSLWGQSGGVPILPCTLDHNSLVGAAELAWQPVLDDPLGALT from the coding sequence ATGAGCGGGAAGGCGGACCCCCGGCCGGCGGGGGATGGGAGCACCTCGAGGACGCGGCTGGACCGGGGACGCGGAGCCCTCGGACCCGCGCTGGAGCTCGTGCACACCGGACGCGCCCCGACCCGGGCCGTGCTCACCGCCGAGCTCGGCGTGACGCGGGCGACGGCCGGCGCGGTCGCCGCCGAACTGGAGGCGCTCGGGCTGATCCGGGTCGACGCCCGGCCCGGCGCGGCGGCCGGCTCGCAGGGCCGGCCCTCGCACAAGCTGTCCGTCGCCGAAGGCGGGCCCGTCGCCCTCGCCGCGCAGGTCCACGCCGACGGGTTCCGGGCGGCGCTGGTCGGTCTCGGCGGCCGGATCGTCGCCACCACGCCCGGCTGCGAGATCATCGACGCCGACCCGGCCAAGGTGCTCGCCTCCGTCGTCAGGGCGGGCGCCGAGCTGCTGCGGGAGACCGGGCGGCGGTGCGTCGGCGCGGGACTCGCCGTGCCGTCCGCGGTCGCCGAACCCGAGGGCCTGGCGCTCAACCCGCTGCACCTGGCGTGGCCCGCGGGCGCGCCCGTGCGGGACATCTTCGCCGAGCAGGTGCGCGCGGCCGGCCTCGACGGACCGGCGTTCGCCGCCAACGACGTGAACCTCGCCGCGCTCGCCGAGCACCGGCACGGCGCCGGACGCGGCGCCCGCGACCTGCTGTGCGTGGCCACCGGCCACCGGGGCGTCGGCGGCGCGCTCGTCCTCGACGGCCGCCTGCACCGGGGCAGTTCGGGCCTCGCCCTGGAGGTCGGCCACCTCACCGTGCACCCCGAGGGCCGCCCCTGCCACTGCGGCAGCCGCGGCTGCCTCGACGTGGAGACCGACCCGCTGGCCTTCCTGACGGAGGCGGGACGCGAGCCCGGCCCCGAGGTGTCCCTGCTCCAGCAGGCCATCGACCTGATCCGCCACCACTACGACGACCCGGGCGTCCGCGCCGCCACCGAGGCCCTCATCGACCGGCTCGGCCTCGGACTCGCCGGCCTGGTCAACATCCTCAACCCGGACCGGATCATCCTCGGCGGCCTGCACCGCACACTGCTGGACGCCGACCCGGGCCGCCTCCGCGCGGTCGTCGCCGACCGCAGCCTGTGGGGACAGAGCGGCGGCGTGCCGATCCTGCCGTGCACACTCGACCACAACAGCCTGGTCGGCGCCGCCGAACTGGCCTGGCAGCCGGTGCTGGACGATCCGCTGGGAGCGCTCACCTAG
- a CDS encoding methyltransferase has product MTTPWGALALTRFPEDPRDRLRAWDASDEYLLRHLAEEDVPLSGTVVVVGDRWGALVTALAAHRPVQITDSYLAQEATRANLARAGAEPGAVRLLTTQDPPPERVDVLLVRVPKSLALLEDQLLRLAPAVHAGTVVVGTGMVKEIHTSTLRLFERILGPTRTSLAEKKARLIFCTPDPALDRPASPWPYVYTLPDGIGPASGRTVVNHAGVFCADRLDIGTRFFLRHLPDGRGGRVVDVGCGNGVVGTAVALADPSAEVLFVDESFQAVASAEATYKANGVPGHAEFRVGDGLAGVPAGSVDLVLNNPPFHAHQATTDATAWRMFTGARRALRPGGELWVIGNRHLGYHVKLRKVFGNSRLVASDPKFVVLKAVKR; this is encoded by the coding sequence ATGACGACGCCGTGGGGCGCGCTCGCGCTGACCCGTTTCCCCGAGGACCCGCGCGACCGGCTGCGTGCCTGGGACGCCTCCGACGAGTACCTGCTGAGGCATCTGGCCGAGGAGGACGTCCCGCTGTCGGGCACGGTCGTGGTGGTCGGGGACCGCTGGGGGGCGCTCGTCACGGCGCTCGCGGCGCACCGGCCGGTGCAGATCACCGACTCGTACCTGGCGCAGGAGGCGACGCGCGCGAACCTCGCGCGGGCCGGTGCCGAGCCCGGCGCGGTGCGGCTGCTCACCACCCAGGACCCGCCGCCGGAGCGGGTCGACGTGCTGCTGGTGCGGGTGCCGAAGAGCCTGGCGCTGCTGGAGGACCAGTTGCTGCGGCTGGCCCCGGCCGTGCACGCGGGGACGGTCGTCGTCGGCACGGGCATGGTGAAGGAGATCCACACCTCGACGCTCCGGCTGTTCGAGCGGATCCTCGGCCCGACGCGCACCTCGCTCGCCGAGAAGAAGGCCCGGCTGATCTTCTGCACGCCGGACCCCGCGCTGGACCGGCCCGCCAGCCCGTGGCCGTACGTCTACACGCTCCCGGACGGCATCGGCCCGGCCTCGGGACGCACCGTCGTCAACCACGCGGGGGTGTTCTGCGCCGACCGGCTCGACATCGGCACGCGTTTCTTCCTCCGGCACCTGCCGGACGGCCGGGGCGGCCGGGTGGTGGATGTGGGGTGCGGCAACGGCGTGGTCGGTACGGCGGTGGCGCTGGCCGACCCGTCGGCCGAGGTGCTGTTCGTGGACGAGTCGTTCCAGGCCGTGGCCTCGGCGGAGGCTACGTACAAGGCGAACGGTGTGCCGGGGCACGCGGAGTTCCGGGTCGGCGACGGGCTGGCGGGCGTGCCGGCGGGCAGTGTCGACCTGGTCCTCAACAACCCGCCGTTCCACGCCCACCAGGCGACGACGGACGCCACGGCCTGGCGGATGTTCACCGGGGCGCGGCGCGCGCTGCGGCCGGGCGGTGAGCTGTGGGTGATCGGCAACCGGCACCTGGGCTACCACGTGAAGCTGCGCAAGGTCTTCGGCAACAGCCGGCTGGTCGCGAGCGACCCGAAGTTCGTGGTGCTGAAGGCGGTCAAGCGGTAG
- a CDS encoding DUF4865 family protein produces the protein MHAMQYELTLPADYDMGVIRDRVARRGRLLDDWDGLGVKAYLMRERGLRGSPVNQYAPFYLWNTVEGMNAFLWGGGFQGLSDDFGRPSARQWTGLAYEEGQGSRARCAVRRSQPVPQGVPLAGVVADAVGEARRLAAGDGALLAAAAVDTSRWELVHFSLWEHDAPEAGGDVFEVLHLSAPGRERLPRGRQW, from the coding sequence ATGCACGCCATGCAGTACGAGCTCACCCTGCCCGCCGACTACGACATGGGCGTCATCCGGGACCGCGTCGCCCGGCGCGGGAGGCTGCTCGACGACTGGGACGGGCTCGGCGTCAAGGCCTACCTGATGCGCGAGCGCGGCCTGCGCGGCTCGCCGGTCAACCAGTACGCGCCGTTCTACCTGTGGAACACCGTCGAGGGCATGAACGCCTTCCTGTGGGGCGGCGGGTTCCAGGGACTCAGCGACGACTTCGGGCGGCCGTCCGCGCGGCAGTGGACGGGGCTCGCGTACGAGGAGGGGCAGGGCTCGCGGGCGCGGTGCGCGGTGCGGCGGAGTCAACCGGTGCCGCAGGGCGTGCCGTTGGCCGGCGTGGTGGCGGACGCGGTGGGCGAGGCCCGTCGGCTGGCCGCCGGGGACGGGGCCCTGCTGGCCGCTGCCGCCGTCGACACCAGCCGCTGGGAGCTGGTCCACTTCTCCCTCTGGGAGCATGACGCGCCCGAGGCCGGTGGCGACGTGTTCGAGGTGCTGCACCTGTCGGCGCCGGGTCGGGAGCGGCTGCCCCGGGGGCGGCAGTGGTGA
- the ilvY gene encoding HTH-type transcriptional activator IlvY, which produces MRDDHRELRLFLHLAQTLNFGRTSLDCHVSPATLTRTVQRLEADLGHRLFDRGPRGVSLTAEGHRFREYAVRALELWRAYREEHPDPALLTGRLAVFATVTACQALLPDLLAPFRAAHPQVRLDLRTGDAAAALARLDEGEVDAAVAGIPPRLPEPLVSRTVAVTELVLVTARDRPDPGLDGPFVLPQRGLVRDAADRWFRGRGAVPDVACEPDGHEGLLTLVALGCGTGVVPRLVLEHSAVRERLEVLPAEPAPEPFPIGLCVRRADLRRPVVAALWSLTGG; this is translated from the coding sequence GTGCGGGACGATCATCGGGAGCTGCGGCTGTTCCTGCATCTGGCGCAGACGCTCAACTTCGGCCGGACGAGCCTGGATTGCCACGTCAGCCCGGCCACGCTGACCCGGACCGTGCAGCGGCTGGAGGCGGACCTCGGGCACCGGCTCTTCGACCGGGGTCCGCGCGGGGTGTCGCTCACGGCGGAGGGGCACCGCTTCCGTGAATACGCCGTGCGGGCCCTGGAGTTGTGGCGCGCCTACCGCGAGGAGCATCCCGATCCGGCGCTGCTCACCGGCCGGCTGGCCGTGTTCGCCACGGTGACGGCGTGTCAGGCGCTGCTGCCGGACCTGCTGGCGCCGTTCCGTGCCGCGCATCCGCAGGTGCGGCTCGATCTGCGCACGGGTGACGCGGCGGCGGCGCTGGCCCGGCTGGACGAGGGCGAGGTCGACGCGGCGGTGGCGGGCATCCCGCCGCGGCTGCCGGAACCCCTGGTGAGCCGCACGGTCGCGGTCACGGAGCTGGTCCTGGTGACGGCCCGGGACCGTCCCGATCCCGGGCTCGACGGCCCGTTCGTGCTCCCCCAGCGCGGCCTGGTCCGCGACGCGGCCGACCGCTGGTTCCGCGGCCGGGGCGCGGTCCCCGACGTGGCCTGTGAACCGGACGGCCACGAAGGGCTGTTGACCCTGGTCGCGCTGGGCTGCGGCACGGGTGTGGTCCCCCGCCTGGTGCTGGAGCACAGCGCCGTCCGGGAGCGGCTCGAGGTGCTGCCGGCCGAGCCGGCGCCGGAGCCATTCCCGATCGGGCTGTGCGTCCGGCGGGCCGATCTGCGGCGGCCGGTGGTGGCGGCGCTGTGGAGTCTGACCGGGGGATGA
- a CDS encoding TetR/AcrR family transcriptional regulator: MYSACMSTSERLIESTRELLWERGYVGTSPKAILERAGAGQGSMYHHFKGKPDLALAAIRRTAEEMRATAAAVLDGPGTPYERIAAYLRRERDVLRGCPVGRLTMDPDVIASAELRAPVDATLDWLRERIAAIVEEGKEQGQFAPGLDGREIATAVVATVQGGYVLARASGSPDAFDAGVRGLLSLLAPRTS, from the coding sequence ATGTACAGTGCGTGCATGAGCACCTCGGAACGGCTGATCGAATCCACCCGCGAGCTGCTGTGGGAGCGCGGCTACGTGGGCACCAGCCCGAAGGCGATCCTGGAGCGCGCGGGCGCCGGGCAGGGCAGCATGTACCACCACTTCAAAGGCAAGCCCGACCTCGCGCTGGCCGCGATCCGGCGGACCGCCGAGGAGATGCGGGCCACGGCCGCGGCCGTGCTGGACGGCCCCGGGACGCCGTACGAGCGCATCGCGGCGTATCTGCGGCGCGAGCGGGACGTGCTGCGGGGCTGCCCGGTCGGCCGGCTGACCATGGATCCGGACGTGATCGCGAGCGCCGAGCTGCGCGCGCCGGTCGACGCGACGCTCGACTGGCTCCGGGAACGGATCGCCGCGATCGTCGAAGAGGGCAAGGAGCAGGGCCAGTTCGCGCCCGGCCTGGACGGCCGGGAGATCGCGACCGCGGTCGTCGCGACCGTCCAGGGCGGTTACGTCCTCGCCCGCGCCTCCGGCTCTCCCGACGCGTTCGACGCGGGCGTGCGGGGGCTGCTCTCCCTGCTGGCACCGCGCACCTCCTGA
- a CDS encoding IS630 family transposase: MSRPGPKIPPLSVTDAQRAVLEGWLRRRTTAQALAQRSGIVLECAEGHSIMEVSRRLRITPDTVRTWRRRFLERGLDGLCDDPRPGVPRKITDADVERVIVKTLEETPRNATHWSTRSMAAATGMSQSTVSRIWRAFALAPHRSQTFKLSTDPLFIDKVRDVVGLYLDPPEKALVLCVDEKSQIQALDRSQPVLPMVPGVPERRSHDYVRAGTTTLFAALEVASGKVIGSLHRRHRAAEFKKFLTKLDKEVPADLQVHLILDNYATHKTPDIKRWLLAHPRFHLHFTPTSASWLNLVERWFAELTQKKLKRGVHRSVQALERDIRAWLADWNEHPRPFIWTKTADEILDKVAAYCRRISDSDH, translated from the coding sequence ATGAGTCGTCCGGGTCCGAAGATTCCGCCGTTGTCGGTCACTGATGCCCAACGGGCGGTGCTGGAGGGCTGGTTACGTCGCCGTACGACGGCTCAGGCTCTGGCCCAGCGGTCGGGGATCGTGCTGGAGTGCGCCGAGGGCCACTCGATCATGGAGGTGTCCCGCCGGTTGCGGATCACTCCGGACACGGTCCGCACCTGGCGGCGCCGGTTTCTCGAACGCGGCCTGGACGGCTTGTGCGACGATCCGCGGCCCGGTGTCCCCCGGAAGATCACCGACGCCGACGTCGAGCGGGTCATCGTCAAGACGCTCGAGGAGACACCGAGGAACGCCACCCACTGGTCGACCAGGTCGATGGCTGCGGCCACGGGAATGTCGCAGTCGACGGTCTCGCGGATCTGGCGGGCGTTCGCCCTGGCCCCGCACCGGTCACAGACGTTCAAGCTGTCCACCGACCCGCTGTTCATCGACAAGGTCCGCGACGTCGTCGGCCTCTATCTCGATCCGCCGGAGAAGGCCCTCGTGCTCTGCGTGGACGAGAAGTCCCAGATCCAGGCCCTGGACCGTTCCCAGCCAGTTCTGCCGATGGTGCCCGGTGTTCCCGAACGCCGCAGCCACGACTACGTCCGGGCCGGCACCACAACCCTCTTCGCCGCCCTCGAGGTGGCCAGCGGCAAGGTCATCGGCTCCCTTCACCGCCGTCACCGGGCGGCGGAGTTCAAGAAGTTCCTCACGAAGCTGGACAAGGAAGTCCCGGCCGACCTGCAGGTTCATCTGATCCTGGACAACTACGCGACCCACAAGACGCCCGACATCAAGCGGTGGCTGCTCGCCCACCCACGCTTCCACCTGCACTTCACGCCGACGAGCGCGTCCTGGCTGAACCTGGTCGAGCGGTGGTTCGCCGAGCTGACCCAGAAGAAGCTCAAGCGCGGCGTCCACCGCTCCGTCCAAGCCCTCGAACGCGACATCCGGGCCTGGCTCGCCGACTGGAACGAACACCCCAGACCCTTCATCTGGACGAAGACAGCCGACGAGATCCTCGACAAAGTCGCCGCCTACTGCCGACGAATCTCTGACTCAGATCACTAG
- a CDS encoding ketol-acid reductoisomerase, translated as MTSTSTYTSRVFPLDTMDVPGGTETVLPGGRHLFPLLPRAFAGVRRVGVLGWGPQGRAQALNLRDSLAGTDIRVAVGLRPGSGSRADARAHGFTEEAGTLGDWLTVAADSDLVILLIADAALAAHHQEIFAALKPGAVIGLSHGFLLGHLRETGGEFPPGHGVIAVCPKGMGDSVRRLYQQGAHVNGAGINASFAVHADPDGRAVDLALGWSVALGSPYTFRTTLDSEYRSDIVGERAILLGAVHGIVESLYTRYRLAGDDEVTAYERSCENVTGPIARTISRAGLRAVREHLDTAGRDVFDRAYTATYAPAREIVAEIYDEVADGTELRSVILAEQRLGAREMSVIDGSPMWSVSDRVRARRGTRDLPVDPFTAGVFVATMTAQVDEFAERGHPWSEIVNESVIEAVDSLLPYMRARDVAHMVDNCSRTARLGARRWGPRFQAAYEQIAYPAAAAPADPELVAAFATHPVHEALAAAAKLRPSVDISVT; from the coding sequence ATGACCTCGACGAGCACGTACACCTCCCGCGTCTTCCCGCTCGACACCATGGACGTGCCGGGCGGCACCGAGACCGTCCTGCCCGGCGGGCGGCACCTCTTCCCGCTCCTCCCGCGGGCCTTCGCCGGCGTCCGGCGCGTCGGCGTCCTCGGCTGGGGACCCCAGGGGCGGGCGCAGGCCCTCAACCTCCGCGACTCCCTCGCGGGCACGGACATCCGGGTGGCGGTCGGGCTGCGCCCCGGCTCCGGCTCCCGCGCCGACGCCCGAGCCCACGGCTTCACCGAGGAGGCGGGCACGCTCGGCGACTGGCTCACGGTCGCCGCCGACAGCGACCTGGTGATCCTGCTGATCGCCGACGCCGCGCTCGCCGCGCACCACCAGGAGATCTTCGCGGCCCTGAAGCCGGGCGCCGTCATCGGTCTCTCGCACGGCTTCCTGCTCGGCCATCTCCGGGAGACCGGCGGGGAGTTCCCGCCCGGGCACGGGGTGATCGCCGTGTGTCCCAAGGGCATGGGCGACTCCGTGCGGCGGCTCTACCAGCAGGGCGCGCACGTCAACGGCGCCGGGATCAACGCCAGTTTCGCCGTGCACGCCGACCCGGACGGACGGGCCGTCGACCTGGCCCTCGGCTGGTCCGTGGCGCTCGGCTCGCCGTACACCTTCCGCACCACCCTCGACAGCGAGTACCGCTCGGACATCGTCGGCGAACGCGCCATCCTGCTCGGCGCCGTCCACGGCATCGTCGAGAGCCTGTACACCCGGTACCGCCTGGCCGGCGACGACGAGGTCACGGCGTACGAACGGTCCTGTGAGAACGTCACCGGCCCGATCGCCCGCACCATCTCGCGGGCCGGGCTGCGGGCCGTCCGCGAGCACCTCGACACCGCCGGGCGGGACGTCTTCGACCGGGCGTACACGGCGACGTACGCCCCCGCGCGTGAGATCGTCGCGGAGATCTACGACGAGGTCGCCGACGGCACCGAACTGCGCAGCGTGATCCTCGCCGAACAGCGGCTCGGCGCACGGGAGATGAGCGTGATCGACGGCTCGCCGATGTGGTCGGTGAGCGACCGGGTGCGGGCCCGGCGCGGCACCCGCGACCTGCCCGTCGACCCGTTCACCGCGGGCGTGTTCGTCGCCACCATGACCGCCCAGGTCGACGAGTTCGCCGAGCGCGGCCACCCCTGGTCGGAGATCGTCAACGAGTCCGTCATCGAGGCCGTCGACTCCCTGCTGCCGTACATGCGCGCCCGGGACGTGGCCCACATGGTCGACAACTGCTCCCGCACGGCCCGGCTCGGCGCCCGTCGCTGGGGTCCGCGCTTCCAGGCCGCGTACGAGCAGATCGCCTACCCGGCGGCCGCGGCCCCGGCGGACCCGGAGCTGGTGGCGGCCTTCGCCACCCACCCGGTGCACGAGGCGCTGGCCGCGGCGGCGAAGCTGCGGCCGTCCGTGGACATCTCGGTGACCTGA